From a region of the Phaseolus vulgaris cultivar G19833 chromosome 6, P. vulgaris v2.0, whole genome shotgun sequence genome:
- the LOC137833406 gene encoding uncharacterized protein encodes MGQIAKQLGERQSGQFSADAQTNRRKHRNQIIAERGKIIGDRDGNLKQDSTFEIFQKNMSYFEERNMELEDRYNVIIQKGLPKKSKDPRSFNLPMTICALSMDKVLLDLGASINLIPLAMLKKIGDLEVQPTKMSLRLADRSIKYPYGVVEDVLVKVDKFIFPVDFVIMDMKEDEEVPLILDIPFMKNARIIVDVGIGELQLRAQDDEGKNLYKRM; translated from the exons ATGGGACAAATTGCCAAACAATTAGGTGAGAGACAAAGTGGTCAGTTTTCAGCCGACGCCCAAACCAACCGAAGAAAGCATCGCAATCAAATTATCGCCGAGCGTGGTAAAATAATAGGAGATAGGGATG gaaatctgaagcaagattcaacatttgaaaTATTTCAAAAGAATATGAGCTATTTTGAAGAGAGAAATATGGAGTTGGAGGATAGATACAATGTCATTATTCAAAAAGGCTTGCCTAAAAAATCCAAGGACCCAAGAAGTTTTAATCTTCCCATGACTATATGTGCTTTATCTATGGACAAGGTCTTACTGGATTTGGGAGCAAGCATAAATCTAATACCTTTGGCAATGCTGAAGAAAATAGGAGATTTGGAGGTTCAACCCACAAAGATGTCGTTACGGTTGGCAGACAGATCCATCAAATATCcttatggtgtggttgaagatgtcCTTGTGAAGGTGGATAAGTTCATATTCCCTGTGGATTTTGTTATAATggacatgaaagaagatgaggaggTTCCCTTGATACTTGACATACCCTTTATGAAGAATGCTAGAATCATAGTTGATGTTGGCATAGGAGAACTTCAACTTAGAGCTCAAGATGACGAG GGGAAGAATTTGTACAAAAGGATGTAA